The following DNA comes from Pongo pygmaeus isolate AG05252 chromosome 9, NHGRI_mPonPyg2-v2.0_pri, whole genome shotgun sequence.
ACATAGGAATTATCCCCATTTATCTGAGGGAACAGGCTTGGATGGCAAGAGCCCTCTTTGCCTGATCAAATACATTCTGTGACCCACCCCGTGCTAACTCCCTATTAGAGCCAGTGTCCTTCAAAACATGCTTGCTCCACTTAGCTGGTCTGGAAGCCATCCTTCCTGCCAAAAAGGCCTTTTATGCTTCTCTCTGCTGCTATCACCCCCTCCTCCATAGCCTACTATTTTTACTTACACAAAATACACACATTCCTGTTATAAAAGATTTGAATACACAGCAAATAGAATCCTTACTGATGGAAATTGACATTGGGACCATGtttactattataaacaatgctacaATGAACCTAATAGTATGTATgtcttataaaaatacatttctggccaggcacaggggctcatgcctgtaatcccaacaccttgagaggctgaggtgggaggatcacttgagcccaggagtttgagactactctgggcaacatagtgagacctcatctctaccaaaaacaaaatttctcCGATTATCCATGATATAGAGCATATTTACAGTTTCCTGTTTTGTGGtttatttgttcacttttttttttttgagatggagtctcgctctgtcacctaggctggagtgcagtggcaggatctcagctcactgcaaccttcactgcatcctgggttcaagcaattctcctgcctcagtctcccaagtagctgggattacaggcacacgcctatctaatttttttgtgtttttagtagagatgggattttgccatgttggccaggctggtcttaaactcctcatctcaagtgatccacccagttctgcctcccaaagtgttgggattacaggcgtgagccactgcgcctgccttACTTGTTCACTTTGCTATCAAACTGTGTGCTTCTTGGTGGCTTCCGGGTACTTTTAATTCTGGATGGTAATCTTTTCTGTTATAATTTACAAATAGGTAGTGTCTActtcatctttattatttatttatttatttattgagacagtcttactccatcacccaggctagaatgcaatggtgccatcttggctcactgccatctccacctcccgggttcaagtgattctcctgcctcagcctcccaagtagctgggattacactcagcattcgccaccatgcctggctaatttttttgtatttttagcagagatggggttttgccatgttggccagcctggtcttgaactcccgacctcaagtgagccaccacgcctggcctacttcTGCTTTAAAAGTTCAACTCAACTAATCTCTTCTCTTCTTTGAGATTCTTGCTGAAAACTCCAGTGCACACTGCTTGTTTCCTTTGATGAATCAGCACTGAGCACACACACATAgcaatttgtttttataatttgccTGGTTATCTCCTTCAGCCAGAAATAGGATTGTTCTTTAAACTCCTACCTTCTCCCCTCTTTTCTCTTTACTTCTTCCCCAAATACTGGCATGAAGGTTCAAAGTAAATTTTAAGGCCTACTATACCTCAGATTTGGGCTTCTAATAGATAGATCCTGAAGAAATATTTGTtattgtctgggtgtggtggctcacgcctgtaatcccaacactttgggaggctgaggagggtggatcacttgaggttaggagtttgagaccagcctggccaacatggtgaaaccctgttctctactaaaaatacaaaaattagccgggtgtggtggtgtttgcctgtagtcccagctacttgggaggctgaggcaaggggataacttgaatttgggaggcagaggttgcagtgagccgagattgcgctactgcacgccagcctgggcgacagagcaagactccatctcaaaaaaaaaaaaaaaaagaatagaatgtaAGAGTCGTTTTGTTGAAGAAAAGTGAGAAGTGATATGCAACTGTTTTGAATGGGAAAACACAACCTACTTAAAGGGGGAGTTATTATTCAGCTCCAGCAAATTGTTAAGAGGGAATAAAAATCAATGTTGACAGCTTTTCCACTTTTCAAAAgctgaaaatttgtattttagtgttaaatatactttaaaaatgttagccGAACTTTGTGTTTGTTGGGTTGGGAGCAAGTTAAAGCCAGACTTGGTATCTGTTAATTCAACAGAATCTGGCATTTAATAGGTACTCAATATTtgaataattagctgggtgtggtgatgcacacacctgtggttccagctacttgagaggctgaggtgggaggatggcctgagcccactgaagatgcagtgagccctgactgcaccactgtactccagcctgggcaacagagaccccatctcaaaaaaacaaaagaaaaacttatttGAATAAAAAGTTTCCCcatttacttttttccttccacTAAACTGATTGAAACATCCAGAACAAGTGATGAAAGAGAAAGGCACTAATTAGGTAATCAATTTACCATTAGATtgtgaatttaatttaaaataaaatgtccctAAAATCATCTCAGTACTTGGCACACTGACTCAagatgtggggtgggggagcaTCCCTTAACACATTCTTTGTTTTCCTGGCAAATACTGGTGGAACAAGACAGCTGAGGATGTATGAGATCTGACCATGAACATATGACAGCTGTTTGTGCCAGTCATGTCCAAACCCATGGCTCTCAACTCCAGATCCAAAAACTATCCCCATGTTTTAGACCTCCCACACCCAGCATTTAGGATTTCTTCCTCTATAATCTTGCTGGGTGCTGGTCTTGGCAGGGCCATCTACTGGGGATGGTGGTTTGGGGTCTCAGTGGTGGGCACTGGCTTGTTCTTGCCTCCTCTGCAGCTCCTCTTGCCGCCTCGCCTGCTGTTCATTCATGCAATCCTTGAACGCCTGCACCTGTGGCTGGCATTGCCGCCAGTCCTGGTGCTGGGCCATGCACTCCTGCACTGCAAAGTGGGAGGCAGCACAGCCAGAGCGGGAGATCAGCTGGTCCAGCGGGTCCTCCTCCTCATCGTCCTTCTTCACCCGTTGGGTCCAGGTATGGCCTTGAGGGACTGAGGTTGACATCCTGGGGACGGGGAGTCTATAGAACATTAACAGGTTAGAGTAGGGATATAATATGTGAGGTTCCTAGATTATAAATAGCACTGACCAGACTGCACCATTTCGCCTGTTTAATGTGTCTGTCTCCCGTGGGAGACGCTAAGCTTGAAGACagatgcttgttttttttttttttgagggtgtcttgctttgttgcccaggctcactgtagcctccatctttaggatcaagcaatccttcctcctcagtcCTTCCCtggccagagtagctgggactacagttgtgcaccaccacactcagctaatttttttgattttttagtagagacaaggtttttccatgttgctcagcatggtctcaaactcctgggctcaagtgatcctcctgcctcagccacccaaagtgctgggattacaggtgtgagccagctgTGCCCGGCTGATGTTTGTCTTGATTTACCTTTGTGCCCCCAGCACTAGGCCTGGCTGAGAGCAGGCCTGCAAAGTGGTTTGAACTGAATGAGATAAACTGTGTGAGAATGCTTGACATAACATTCAATAAGCTCAATGGATTTTGCTATTGGAATATGAATTAGGTGAAATGTCATCGTTTTAGATAAGCGATCTCTGATCTACCTAAAAAGAACTAAACTTTCAGCTAggtacgatggctcacacctgtaatcctagcattttgggaggctgaggcaggaagatcccttgagcccaggagtttgagaccagcaggggttatagcaagacctcatctctacaaaaaaatttaaaaatggctgggtatggtggctcacgcctataatcccagcactttgggagactgaggcagtcggattacctgaggttggggatcaagatcagcctgaccaacatggagaaaccccgtctctactaaaaatacaaaattagccaggtgtggtggcgtatgcctgtaatgccagctactcaggcggctgaggcaggagaatcgcttgaactcgggaggtggaggttgcggtgagccgagatcacaccattgcactccagcctgggcaataagagtgaaactccgtcttgaaaaaaaaaagaaaaaagaaaaaaatgtaaaaattagctgggcatggtggcacacacttgtagtcccaggtactcaagaggctgaagagggagaatcctttgagcccaggagttcaaaggctgcagtgagctatgatggtgccactgtactccagcttaggtgacatagtgagaccctgtttcaaataaataaataatctttcttcttttatcctaCTAGCCTTATTCTATGCTGaagaacaaagtttaaaaagcgaaagaggctgggtgcgatggctcacacatgtaatcccagcaatttgggagcctgaggcagatggatcataaggtcagaagttcaagaccagcctggccaagatgatgaaaccccgtctctactaaaaatacaaaaattaggcgggcgtgatggcaggcgcctgtaatcccagctactcgggaggctcaggcaggagaatcgctttaacccagggggcggaagttgtagtgagccaaagatcgcgccactgcactccagcctgggtgacacagtgagactccatctccaaaacaaacaaacaaacaaagtgaaAGAGTGCCCAAATATGCGTAGGTTTTGACACATGGGAAGGATGGAAAGAGTTCAGTGTGGCTGTAGCATACAGCATGCAGAAACCTGGCCTCTGGGTCTATAAGGTGAGATGGCTTTGTAAACTATACAAAAATGTGAGGTGTCTTTATTTGCCCAAACTGTCTTGCCCGTCTGCATCAGAACACTCAGCAGAAAGCAGCATACAGAAGGAACTTAAGGTCTGAAGAGAAATGACTTCAGCCTTTGCAAAAATTTCACCATGATGGGCTGTAAAGGAACTAGGACTCCTTATTGCCTTTACTGTGTctctcattcactcaacaaatgatTAAGTACCTAtcatgtaccaggcactatgctagtgCTGAGGATTCAAGACTGTCTAAGTCAGTTAAGTTCCCGGCTTCATGGAGTTTACAACCTAGACAAGGAAACAGGGCAGTTTACTACACAGTGTACAGATAGGGAAGATTGGGACCACAGTGGAGGGATACCTAATCCAGACAAGGGCAGGAATAGgcagggaaggcttcctagaggaaGTGATTTCCAAGCTGAAACTTGACAGATGGAACAGAAGTTAGCCAGAGATGGGAAAACTATTTTTGGTCAACAGACGAGCAGGTGGTTGAGATAGAATCTGACacgagagcaaaaaaaaaaaagttcagtgatGAGAGAATACAGTGTGAGAACAAGACAATATTAAACTGGTGATATAAGTAAGTGATCATCACAAGGCTTTGTAGGACATAGTAGGGAGTTTAAGACTTTTTATTCTGAGGGCAATGGGGAAGTCACAAGAGGGAGTTAGGCACTTTACATAACTCATTTGCCTTGGAGGCGGTATAACTTAAGCAAGAGGGGGAAAATGGGCTTTGAAACAGACTTGGACCTAGCTTTGTCACTGCCTCATTTGGTGCCCTTGGACACATCATTTGATAACCTCTCTGGAAACACAGAGATGaagccgggtgccatggctcacgcctggcactgggaggctgaggcgggaggatggtttgcgcccagcctgggcaacactgtgagccgtgatcacgccactgcattccagcctgggttacagcgggagaccctgtctcaaaaaaaaagaaaaaaaaaaggtaaggttTGCAAGGAGGCTGGTATGTCTAAAGAGTTCAATAAATGATAGTTTTCTCTTCCTAAATACACTGTTAACTCTTTAAATAGGCCAGGAGCAAATAAtttagagaaagaacagtggaatggaaagtgcctTGATCCTAAACCAAGAGATCCgtgttcaaatcccagcactACGCCTTACTATgtaatctttttcattttagttctcccattaataatatttaattcgCACAATTAGAATGAAGATTAATATAACGAATGAAAAGTGCTTGGGCTACTATAGGACTCAGTAAATGCTACTGTACTCTCCTCTCACCACCTTCTGGCTTCAGTCTCCTCTGGAGTAAAATGAGGACGACCGCTGCTCAGAGATCAGGGTAGGCTAGATGGTTGGCAGCTGGATCGTGGAGGCGGACCTAAACAAAGAAGTCATGGAAAGGATCTTAAAGCAGAAAAATGCTGGCAGCCACGAGGCCTGAGGCGCCTCAGGCGCATCGAGGACTTTGAACTTTGAGGAACGCTTGCGCGCGCGTGCGCGCGGCCGCTGATCGCAGCCCCGTTGGGCCCGCAACGCCTCCGGAAGAACGCGGTACGCGATGCTCACCGAACAGGTCGGAGAAGAGGGCCCGAACGCACGCTCCTACGCGGTGGCTTCGGCTTCGCAGGCGGTTGCGGATCCTCTGTCACTCCTTTCAGGAACCAGCCCCTCGTGGGGAGCGTGCACACGGAAGGGGCGGGGAATGTGAAAAGGTCACGTTTTCATTGGTGGCCTCTTGGCGTTGAGCCCACCTCTGTCCTCGCCGCACGCTCCTCGGGGACCCACTTCCGGGAAGGGGCGGAAGAGGTGGGCTGGTGGAGGCGGGGTCGAGATGGCGGCGCCTTTGAGGATTCAGAGCGACTGGGCGCAAGCCCTCAGGTGAATCCAGGCCCAGAACAGAGTCAGAGGAGGCGGGGTAGTGGATGTTGCTTTTGCGTCAAGGAGAGCAATGCCTGGTCCAGGATATCAATAGGGGTTACTTCGTCAATTGTTGAGGGATATGGAGGGAACAGGGTCCGGAAAAAGAAGTATCAAACCCGTATGGTCATTCTCTGAAAAGCTATCCCCAGGCCAGGGGAGCACATGAGCTGTGTGATCCCCGCGTCAGAACTAGTATCAGTGAGTTGGAGAAAGACAGGGATActgggaggcaggaaggcttTTGGCCAAGCAGTCATTTAGCATATATTGATTAGTCGTCAGTTATTTCCAGAAGTCCCTGTAGTCACCACCACTTTGTGTATGTGATGGAACCTTTGTATTCTCCTAGGCCCCTAATGCTATATTAGGCATACTGGACGATACTATTAAGGAAACATACTGTGTCCATGCCCCGTACTGGATGCTTGGTGGAGCTCAGATGTATACTCTAAATATAAGTGATGGTTCCTGCTCTTCAGGAAGCTAacatccaggccaggcgcagtggctcatgcctgtaatcccagcactttggaaaactgagattggtggatcagttgagatcagaagttcgagaccagcctgaccaacatggtgaaactccgtctctactaaaaatacagaaactagtcgggcgtggtggtgggcgcctataatcctagctactcgggaggctgaggcaggagaatcgattgaacccaggaggtggaggttgcagtgagccgagatggcaccactgcactccagcctgggtgacagagcgatagtcatctcaaaaaagaagaaaagctgacGTCTTAATTAGGAATACACAGCAAACTATTCATTCATCTAACATTTATTGATCTTATACTGTTCCAGTTATTTCTCTAGGCTTCAGGATGAATATAGCAGTGCTATATTTGGCAACTGCTACTACTAATAAGGGTTTTTCAAATTGAAACAATGGTGAAGATGAATGAAACATAGCCTTCTGCATTTAAGAAATTTACACCTTACTAAATTTATACCTTACTTAATTTAGGTGAGCTAAAATACAGACTAGTTGCTAGTACACAGAATGTGATAAGTAATAAAGAACAATAACATGAAGTGCCACTAGGTACCTATGAGAAAATACAGCACCAGAATCAGAAGGcttaatttgcccaagatcatgcATCTCGTCAAATGATAGAGGGTTGCTGTCAACCTAGATCTTTCTGTCTTAAATGCATAGACCCTTTCCATTATACCCTAAAAGTGCTAGGGTGAAGAGATCAGGATTTGGAGATTGGGCAGGtgctaaaataataaaaggaatctTGTTTGGTTATTGTGAGGGTTAATGATTGTGTAtggaaagtgcttagcacagggcTTGGTTTACAATAATCCTGATAAATATCTAATTAAATAACCTTGATTTTTCAAAGTGAGCTCACTGTTGATGGATGAGCATTAATTTAACCAACAGATATCTATTCATTAAATAGTTAatccacaaatatttcttgaacaaaTAAAGTTTGTCTGTCTTAGAATGATCTATAACCGATGAGAGGTTGGACTATCTCATGTCTAAGTACTATGACCAAACTGGAGGTTACATgaccttctttcttcccttgtaACTGTGGGATCCTATTCAACTTTGGGTGATCCTAATTAGGCTTTTGTCTTTCTTCATAGGAAGGATGAAGGGGAGGCCTGGCTGAGCTGTCATCCCCCAGGTAATACCCATAAATTATATATGCTGTCACTTTAAAGGAGAAGGATTAATACCCTTAAAAGAAAGCTTCCTACTTTCTCCTGGCCCAGCCTCCTTACATAATAGTCTGCAAACATGTTTGACCAGTCTGTACTGTATGGCCAACACCCCAACTCCTCCGTTCCAAGGGAAGGCCTTCAGATTGATTTTCCATTTGAAAGCCACAGACTTATTCATAGAGACATTGTTGATGCATCTTAATTAGTCACTTACCCTGTGCTATTGTATTCTAAGCACTTCTGCAGCTTCAACTGGGACCTTCTTGATGGTAATTTCTAGATCTACAGCCCCAGCCCTGACTTCTCCATGTTCAAGCAGAGATTGATCAGTTGTTTGCTAGAGATTTTTGCTTGAAGGTCTCACTGTTACCTTAAGTTACTTGACTTACTGAAGTCCAAAACCAAGCTGAGTACATTTGTTGTCAAGTGAGttctctttcctgatttttctcatttcttaagtTACCATCATTTTTCTAGGCATCAGAGTGAAAAACCTAGTTACTTGACC
Coding sequences within:
- the LOC129008550 gene encoding cytochrome c oxidase assembly factor 4 homolog, mitochondrial; this encodes MSTSVPQGHTWTQRVKKDDEEEDPLDQLISRSGCAASHFAVQECMAQHQDWRQCQPQVQAFKDCMNEQQARRQEELQRRQEQASAHH